DNA sequence from the Juglans microcarpa x Juglans regia isolate MS1-56 chromosome 5S, Jm3101_v1.0, whole genome shotgun sequence genome:
CCTTTGCCCACTTCTAAACTTGCTTACTTTGTGTGCCACCCGTTCATTCTTAATCGCTTGATGTCAAACTCGCATTCCTTTAATCGCCTTATCTTTGTCTACCTAAAATGGCGAgtaattcattcattcattactCTTCTCGTAAATCTTTTCCCACCTAGGGTTGTGCTTGCCTAGGTCTTTCTTCACCTCAACTTCTACTTGCCTGGACGGTTCGACAGGCCTTTTGGCTTCTTATGCCCAAGATGACGAATCTCTTATCCTCTTATGCGGGATGTTCTTACCTTCTAAGGGCATAGTTCTCATAGAAAGCATGAAGAAATCTACCTCCGACAATGGCATCTAGTGTGTGTCatatataatgatgaaaaatagaaaaggggACAAGGGTTCCCTTGTTTCAACCAAGAGGATTATTaaagaaaccaattgagagccATTCACTAAGGCTTAAAAACAAATTCTGGGAGCACAATGCCTAATCCAAGAGCACCGTCTCTTCCTGAAACCACATTCTCTAAGTAATGCAAAAATTCCCAATTTACATGGGCATACGCCTTCTCTATATCCAATTTGCCTCACATGCTAGCACTAAAGCTTTGATTCTAGACTCCAATATTTATTGACAATAAGGACTGAGTCCAAAATTTGCCTCCCTTTTGACAAAGGTATTTTGAGACATTGAAATAATGTTCTCCATAACTGTGCTCATATGACTTTGGATATAATCTTACAAATGAATCTTTTTCTATACGTCTTGTATATATGAATACAGAAAACACACCAGCCTTTCGTGTCTTTACTGAAATTTTGTTATGCAAAAGAAAAACCTTTCTATAATTTATACGTTAATAATTGCCATAATAGGCCTTATAACAACAGCTTTTAATTTgttgtcaaaatatttataaacggCTAGGTTGTTGGTCCAACGCTTTCTGTTGACTGCGACAAACGGCCTTACAATATTACGTTGTTCTCGTCCAAGGTATAATATACATGAATGCAACCCTCAATCTCATTTGGTACTTAAGGACGTTGGCCGGGGACCATCTGATGATCTATTGGATCGATTCATTGTATTGACCTTAAAATGACATCGTCACGCAAggcctttccttttcttattGTTTGTACACATGTTAGTTTCGGAGGCCACATAAAGTAGTCTCCTGGTCgtgaggatttgaaaattttaaaatagtacTTATTTgctttatcttttgttttttgtaaaatGCTGTGTAACTAACCAACCTATGACGCCGTGTTTGATGCCCTTTTATGTTTCTCCATCATTCCTCAACTGTTTAATTAAGGAATCTCATCATGTCACATTGCTCTCCAAGACCATTTCATCCCAATGGCATCAAATGTATTACGctatctaaaaaatatactgCATTCCTTCTTGTGTACgtgatcaatttattttttgacaaatGATAATTGTAGTTCTAGGATGTATAAGCATCGCTTAcctcttttaaaagaaaataatgttacATGCAGTCGTAAAGTACGTAAGCGTCACacaatcgctttaaaaaatattagggtctaatattaaaaaattagttttttttcatgtggatctcatatttacttactttttttaaagagattgcgTGGCGCTTACGCACTtcatgactgcaaatatcatttctcttaaacaaatagataaatttgagacTTATACATACATTAATAGTGAACTCCACATTTTTTAGAATGAATGCTATCACTTACACACCCTAAGATTATATATTACATTgcacttattttttatgtatttaaaaaaggaaaaagctagTTTGCCCACCAAATGTGACTGCTCAACTAGACCGCTCAGGaataacttaatgattaaggaagtgattttaagtgtattggtgtattttttatttttaaaaatatttaaatatattaaaaaatataaatagaaaaatgaaaaaaaaagttgcaaaatGCAACTATCGGTCAAGTAGAGCGGGCTACTCTCGACGacagagtagcccgactctttaaaaaatgtgttgttTGCATGATCAATTTTAACTCTTAATTAAAGGCATTTTACtgttattttgtatgaaattttatttcataaggttattctaatattataatctaggcattttttaatattaacaatatttattacaCACCCTTTTGGGAATTTTCTTTCTTGGTAGGTCCTTAATATGTTTTTCAGAGGGTGCTTATACTTATATGGTAGGGGCCTTAGGCATTGGGCCTCCCTGCCTTTCTAGTAATCAAGCAGGCCATTGGTTATTGAAACTATTCGAAGCATCAAGTTTTGTTTGGTAATGAAGGAGGTTAAAACGTAACGCAGAGTGCACGATAAGATATTCTTGTGCACTGTattgaataatataaaagtaaGAAGACCATCCTTTATTGATTCAATCAGTGTTTCCAACCCTTTAGTTTTTGGGTTCATCTAGAGGGCTATCCTGATGCCTCCAAGTGGCAAGCTTTCGAGCCTCGACGACTTTCTTTGTCGAATGTTTGACCAGGCAAGAGAGAGAAGGGACAAGGACTAGGCATCCGCGACTCCAACTAGACCTCGGATAATTTATACTCATGCTTGTCTTTAACgttatcttctttttctctttcttagaATAGCCCTGTGCTGTTTCTGTATTGACTTTAAGATTGAAAATTCATCTCGTCTCAATTCTCCGAGATTGAAAATTATTCGAGATTGAATAATCTCAGataatttgagattaaaaatttatcttaattcaccTTATCTcgttattataatattttaaaattttaaaataaaatataataaataatttaacttttttaaatcttaaaacaataataatattaaaaaataatattctaataatattttatttaacttatctaaaattatctcaagtcatctttaaatccaaacgaaACTTATCCctccaataatatttaaacttccTTATTATTCATGTTTAAGAAATTATTCCTTATCATCTGAAGTTGAAGATACATAGAAAGTAGAGGATCAGAGCTAGGATACTTATTTTGGGGAGAAAACAGGTGGTAGTTGAGTGATATTTTGTCCACACTATATAGGAACTAACAGATCATGACAAGTAGAAATAAAAAGACAAGGaagaaggataaaaaaataaggatAGAAAAACTTGCCAAGTTGCCAATGTCCCTATATATTAGTACTCAATACTGAATCGGCTCCCCACTATCTTTTAGAGCTAAAACAATTCCCTCTTCTTCTGTCTCTCTTGTTTGGATCGAAACCCTTTCTCTTGGccagtttaattaattttcttgtaaaacTTAGCAATGGAGATTCAATTCCACCAACACAAGCAGCACAAGAAGTCTGACATCCCAGGAATAAGCAAAGAGAGCAAGTTCAAGGGAAGAGGCAGAAgcagaagcagcagcagcagtaaCACAAACAAGTTTGTTGGGGTGAGACAAAGGCCATCTGGGAGATGGGTAGCTGAGATCAAAGACACAACACAAAAGATAAGGATGTGGCTCGGCACATTTGAGACTGCTGAGGAGGCTGCCCGAGCTTATGATCAAGCCGCTTGCCTTCTCCGTGGATCCAACACTCGTACAAACTTCATTACCCATGTGTTCTCAGATTCTCCCCTCGCTTCTAGAATTAGGAATCTCCTAAACAACAAAAAAGGAGCCAATAGAGAACAACAGGTTGAATCCCCTACTCCCACAATTAGTACAACTAGTACTCGTCCTAGTTCTAGAACTAGTAGTAATTCCACTTCCTCGAGCAACGGTGATAACTCTGATCTTTCTAGAGGAAATACCCAGTTTTTTTATGATGCATATAAACCAGATTTGACCAATTGCAGTGAAGAGTTTGCCTTTCAACAGTATCCTGCTTCATGGGGTTTTGGACCTGGGTACGATCGGTTTTTGTTCACTCAAGAAGCGGTGGATTTGCCAAAGAATGCAGCTTTGCATGATACCGCTGAGTTGGAGATATCGGAATTTGAAAGAATGAAAGTCGAAAGACAGATATCGGCTTCGCTCTATGCAGTGAATGGAGTGCACGAGTATATGGAAACTGTTCATGATCCTGCTGAGGCTCTCTGGGATCTTCCACCATTATGTTCATTGTTTTGCTAAATTTGGTGAATTTTAATGGTCTTTTATCCTTTCTTTCTGTTCACTTTtatataaacccaaaaatgGGTATATGATTGAGATTGTGTTATACTTTCAAAAACAtgaacctttttatttttggaacaTATTTTTACAACCAAAGAATTGACAAATAAATAGACATGAGGCTAAGCTTTCTATGGTAACAAATAAGCTAAGCTTTCTATGGTAACAAATAAAGTATGGAAAGAATGTACAATGGCTAATTCCTAAAATCATGGTGTTCCTGATTTGGTGCTAAGTATGATCCCGTCAATACTCCCCGTCAAGTTGGCACATGGAGATCTATAATGCCCAACTTGCGTGAAAACATTTTTACAATGAAAGAATTGACAAATAAATAGACATGAGGCTAAGCTTTTTATGGTAACAAATAAAGTATGGAAAGAATGTACAATGGCTAATTCCTAAAATCATgatgttgttgattttgttgctGATTTGGTGCTAAGTGTGATCCTATCAATAGATTGCAAGATTACAATGTCAACCCATTTTGTTTGCACcttatgtcattttttttccctaattctCTCCAAGCACTTTGAATTCATTGGGGGAAAAAGAGAAGCCAGAATCGTTAAGTAGCGGGAGGATCTTTTCCACCGTTAAAATTCAACAAATACTGATTTATGAGCTGTGCTAAAGCCTCCATATTTAACACACCCTGCACATCCATTGACGTGGAAAAAAAACTTGTGGAAATTGAATACCTTCTCTCACAAATCAAGGACCCATCCCAAACTCAAtgtaaaaattctattcatcatcctacaCACCATACTAAGcaccatattttttattatttcttttttctcttatcaaatgtgtggtatatagataataagtagaataattcaataagtttaagaagaataaaattaaaaaaaattacaatttttttttttaatatgtggtTTGTGGTGTAtggggatgatgagtaacaaaactcgACTCAATATACCCATCATTGGCCAAAGAATTGCCTTTCTTGTGACCTTCGGCCAAACCAATCACATACTCGACCCATCATTTGTTCGGTTGAtgagcattttattttttcttcttcccaaaGATTGATCAAGACcgatttttgatttttttttttttttttgttgatcagCATTTACTAATAAAAACTTTTATTAGGATTGTTATGGGTCTTTCAAACCCTAGTTATTCGGTTGATGTCCAAGGGCCATGAGGCAAATTCAATCTCATATTGTTATGAATATTTacgtaattttatttcattaaatgtcTACCTAGTAGGGTTTAGTCGTGGGTCACGTATCTGGGCTCGTTATGTAGTGggtcaattattttctttagtgGGTCAGTTATTCATGTTGGTGTCTATCAATTTCATCAAGTCCAGTAACCGTTGGTTGAATCAGTCcactatatatgtttataaatatAACCCAGTATCAATGAAAATCATAAGATTCATCCATCTTGTTACTGAGTACTGGAGGACATGGCCCCTCGAAGAGCCCTATTTACTTTACAACTCATTTAGTTACAAATACATCCATCAACGTATAATAGTAGTCTTAGAGTCGCGTTCATGTGCCATGGCTAACGGCACCCGCCATGCTCAGCTTGCAAAGGATGTGTCCATGTTGAAAGGAGAGACAGTGCACCTGCAAGAAGAGCAAGACAAATGTTAGAAGAAGTGTTACAACAGATCAACAATTTGGCAGCCAACTATGATCAATTGGCAATCATAGATGGTAATCAACACTCAGGATAAGGTTCTTCCAACCCCAAGGATTAGGTCAATAACAATCCTTTATTTGAAGGGAAGTGGGGAATTCATGCTAGAACTCTTAGGTTCGACTTCCCTaaatttgatggatttgaaCCAATGGAGTGGGTTCTTAAGGGCCAAtagtttttctcttattttagtACCCTAGATGATTAGAAGCTACAGATGGTAACGGTGGTTAATGGAATCTGGGCCAGTTCATAATCGAGAGGATTTTGTCTTAGCACTCAAGGTGCGCTTTGGGGGTAGAGGGTCGTCTACCCCCCGTGGGGCGGTTCATAATCAGGAGCATTTCATATCAAATTCTACAATCCCATGAAACGGAACCTTAAGTAggaataccacaatgagattttgcaATCTCAGTAAATAAATCAATAGAACAACAACAAAGAGATTCAAGCATGAAATTATACAAGCAAATTTGTTCAACAATTATTAAAGCAACTACTCAAAATAGCCATTTTTACCACCttcccaaaaatcatttaattacagCCACTCACTCCAAAAAACCCATTTGTACCCAAACACATCCATTTATTAGTATGTACACTATGGTCTACCCTCAAGACCACTCGCACACCCtagctcccttcgtcacaccaagGGTAATGACCGCTCGTGTGACTTAGTTATAAGCAACACCTAGGTCCGCACCCAACGCATAACATAACCAGACATCATCTAGCCTCATTAGTAGAGGGGCTCTGAAGTCATACCAAGAACGTTACTGTCTTGGACGAGCCTGTTGTAGCTCGGCGACAGtctaggggacgtcactcagttttacaGCTCTCGAGTGACCAaaagagctccaccgagataataccccatctcaaCATAGGGTCGTGACACACATGCACcgacacaaaaataaatttaccaaaaatccagttttcagaTTACGTAGCATAACATAAAACATAGCACAGTTGAATATATTAGGCAAATATCAATAACAATAATATGCAAATGTATGACAGGCAATTTATTGGATGGCATGCATAGTACACAACAACCACACACAACAACACAGCAGTCGCAAACCCATAGTTTCACAAACCCTAACTACACACGTTTCCCATCCTCCATCCGGCCCTTGGCCCAAATTTCGACAACAACTACGTCAAATAATCTCAACACTTTACAAGGCCCAAGGCCCTTCTCAAATACAACCAGACTGCAACAAAGTTAGCAATAATTTCATGTTAGAAACTCAGGGGTCAAGCTCGAGAGTTACTTAcaactcaaaaggaaaatattctGGACTATCATGCGTGATGGTTTACATGGTCCTACAATAGAACGAGTGCGTGAGTCGCTATGCTGATAGACAAAGTTGAAGAAGGTGAGGATTTTCGCGGCGGGGTGCAGTAGACCACGGCCAGACAGCGAATACAGTGAGCCTTAGCTCACGCGTTGGGTGGAACCCAAAGAAGGGGACGACAGAAAAGGGAGGTGGGGTACAGGGGGTGGTCGTGCGGCCACTAGGAAATAGCTGGTAGAGGCAGTGCACGGCGGCGTTAAGTCAAAATTAACCCCAAGGGTTTCAGAAAGCATATTAGAGGGTGTAGGAAAACAAGAACACGATTTTAAGGGAGTAAGAAGCCGATTGAGGGGTTGTTCTTGGCAATCGTAGTCACGGCTGTGATTGGGGGTGCAGGGCAGCATAGGCTTCATGAGCATCGCACGCATTGCGTGCAACGAGTGGCTCGCAATAGCGGCAAGGCTTGGGAGCAGAGGGAGTGGGAGAAAACCATAGAAATGGGGCACTCGGGTTGCGGAAGAAGAGAGGTGGGACAGTCCACGGTGGAGGTCCGTGCTCGATGCAAGCGTGGCAAAGGATGACTTGCAACAAGGATGGCACTACAGGTCACGGGCCGTGGAAGGAGCaaggaataagaagaagaaaagaaaaagataagggtGCGGCGCCaggggaagaaggaagaaaacaaTTAGGTTTTTCACCCTAGAAGCCAAAACGGCGTCATTCCAGAGGAAATTCCCTTCCCATGCCACTAAACGGTGTTGTTTTGAAGGAGGGGGTTGGGCTCCCAGCAAGCCCACGGGCTGTGCCCAGTTCTCCTCTCTTTCAGGCCTATAATTTGGTCCACAACACCTACAACAATCCAAAAACTCACAACCAACCAATTgggctcataaaaaaaaaataaataaataccctTAACGCAAAGAAtaacatacaagaaaataacACAAAACACACTAAATTCTTGGGGTCTCAcagttgttttgggatttgaaaaagttgaattgtttattatattttgtatgagaatttgataaagttgtaataatgaaatgagatgaaacactttcactatccaaatggggccttgaCAAACAGCTACTATTGAGGATTACTGGACCTAATTTGAAACCCTATCCAATAGGATCAGTGGGCTGACAGAGGAGTTCCATATTAATACATTTATTAGTGGGTTAAGGGTTGATCTTAGAATTATGGTTACTATGTTTAAACTCACTACCCTTTCAACTAGTTTTGGGTTATCTAAATTGCAGGAAGAAGTTTCTTGAAAAAGTCAGAGAGTAGTACCCAGAAACGCAACACAAACCCACTTTGCACCACAATACACCCCTAAACTACCTACACCAGCACCCATACTAAGCTTACCAGCCCCACCCAACCAACAAGATCCAACCCCACCAAGTACAACCTAACCAACCTAGCAAGAAAACCTATTATACCCATTAGAAGAATTGCACCAACCTAGATGCAAGAAAGGCGAGAAAAGGAACCACTGTCCAAATGGGGCCTTGACAAACAACTATTATTGAGGAGTACTGGACCTAATTTGAAGCTCTATCTAATAGGATTAGGGGGCTGATAGAGGAGTTTCGTATTAGTACATTTATTAGTGGGTTAAGGGTTGATCTTAGAATTATGGTTACTATGTTTAAACCCACTACCTTTTCAACTAGTTTTGGGTTATCTAAATTACAGGAAGAAgaagtttcttgaagaagtcAGGGATTAGTACCTAGAAACGCAACACAAACCCACTCTGCACCACAATAGACCCCTAAACTACCTGCACCAGCACCCATACTGAGGTTACCAGCCCCACCCAACCAACAAGATCCAAGATCCAACCCCAACAAGTACAACCTTAACAGCCAAGCAAGAAAACCCACTATACCCATTAGAAGAATTACACCAACCTAGATGCAAGAAAGACGAGAAAAGGAACCtctgttatttttgtaatgaaaaattTCACACAGGTCATAGGTGTAATAGACCCAAAATATTTCTGTTGGAAGGgatggaggaggaagaagaagagcaagAAGCATCTGAAGGAAACTTATCCATTATACAATCGGGAGAAGATATTGGGAAGGGACAGAGAAAGGTGAACTGCTAGGCATTTTCTTACATGCCAAGGCAGGTTCACTTTCACCAAAAACTCTGAGGGTGGAAGGCATTATTAACCAACAAAAGGTGCTAATTCTTGTTGATACAGGCAGTACTCGTAGCTTTGTTTATCTCTATGTAGTAAGGAAACCGAAACTTCTAGTGGGAGAAAGATAGTTGACAATCAAAGAGGCTAATAGTGATAGCCTTCTTTGCCAAGGTTTATGTAGGGTAGTGCCTATCCAACTACAAAACCTAAGGTTAAGACTAATCTTTATCTACTGACCTTGGGAGGTTGTGATGTAGTTTTGGGTGTGGATTGGCTAAGAAGTCTTAGCTCTATTTTTTGGAACTTTTCTAACCTTACTATGCAGTTTACTTTCCATGGTGTAGTGGTGAAATTACATGGACTTCAGCCACCTAGCGAGGCATTGGAGgaagaaaatcattttcctaagTTCAAAAAGGGGTCTATTAAAGGGATTTGGCTGCATTTAATAGGATAGAACATGGTGAAGTCTAAAGTAGCAATTGATCTTGTTGTACAGCAAGTCATGGAGGAGTCATTATCATATGATACAATTATAGGAAGGCTCAAAACCAACGTGTGTGCGACCTTACAAGTATCCTTAATATCATAAAGCAGAAATAGAGCATTTGGTGGCTAAAATGCTAAGCAATGGCTTAATTAGAGGAAGTCAAATTCCATAATCTTCTTATGTCCTCTTGGTCAAGAAGGCAAATGGAACTTGGAGAATGTGTGTGGATTATTGTGCCCTCAACAAAGACAAGGTGAAAGATAAGTACCCTATCCCAAATATTGATGAATTATTAGATGAACACTACGGAGCAGAAAGTTTTTCTAAACTAGATTTGCGTTCTGGTTATCATCAAATCAGAATGCACCAAGATGGCATATACAAGATAGCTTTTCAGACCCATGAGGGTCACCATGAGTTTTTGGGGATGCCCTTTGGACTCATCAATGCTCCCTCCAGCTTCCAAGGATTGATGAGCGAAGTTTTTAAACCCTTTCTAAGAAAGTTTGTCTTGGTTTTCTTTGAGCATATATTGATTCACAACAAGTCTTTGGGGGAGCATCTACAGCATTTGAGCACTGTTTTGGAGACTCCAAGATCTCACCAGCCTTTTGCGAAAGCTTTTAAATGTGTGTTTGGCAGCCAGGAGGTGGAATACTTAGGGCACTTAATTTCTCGAAAGGGATTCAAAACTAACCCTAAGAAAAATGTTGCTATGCAAAGTTGGCCTCTGCCTAAAAATCTCAAGGCACTATGAGATCTTTTAGGTCTCACAAGATATTACCGCAAGATTGTGTAGAACCATGGTACTATAGGAGCACCTTTAATTGCATTTCTTAAGAAGAACTTTTTTATCTGAACTGACAAGGCACAAGCAGCATTTGAGCAACTCAAAAAAGCCATGGTTAGTCCTTCGGTCCTAAACTTACCTAATTTTTCTAAGATTTTTGTTGTGGAATGTGATGCTTCATGATAGGGTCTGGGAACAATTTTAATGCAGGAAGGATAACCAATTGTCTATCTTAGTCAAGGGCTAAAAGGGAAAAGTCCTATCTACGTATGAGAAGGAACTCCTAGCATTGGTACGCATTACTTGGCAAGGAAACATTTCAAGGTACGCACTTATCAGCAGGCCTTGAAATACCTTTTGGAACAAAAGGTATGCACCCCTGCCCAAGAAAAATGGGTCTTAAAATTATTGGGGTACGATTTTTCTGTGGAGCACAAGAgtggaaaaacaaataaagtagCGAGGCAAAGTCAATCTCATATTGTCCAAAGTCAATCTCAAAGGCAAAGTCAATCTCATATTCGACTAATGTCCAAGGGCCACGAGGAAAAGTCAATCTCATATTGTTATggatatttatgtaattttatttcattaagtATCTGTCTTGTAGGGTTTAGTCGTGGGTCATGTATCTAGGCTCATAATGTAATGGATCAATTATTCATGTTAGTGTATGTTAATTTCATTAAGTCTAGTAACCGTTGGTTGAATAAGTCCACTATCtatgtttataaatattgtaaccCATTATCAATGAAAATATCAGATTCTCCATCTTGTTACTCAATACCAGAGGACAGTGGCCCCTCGAAAAGCCCTATTTACTTTACAGTTTATTTAATTGCAAACACACCCATCAGAAAGGGAGCCGAAGAATTATTTTACGAAATGAATTGCACTATTAgactcatatatttataatttatggtaaaattaaaagttttgagctttttgagtgaatagtaacccttTGGGAGAGCAACATGTGGCATCTGTTTCAAACAACTGTCAAAACACCATGTAGGATGTCCAAATCCACTTAAGATTACTAGAAAATGTTTTCTTGGACACGTAGCACAATCTTAGCCATCTGCTTGGAAATCCTAGGACACTAGTCAAGATGAGTACAAGTGTGTAAGTGATGGAGTGTGAATCAAGCTTGTCATCATGCTATCTTACAACGTTCACTATACCATCCAACCAAACATTATTTGGCTAACCAAAATAGGGTTTCAACCATAGTGAACCTCCAAAAAGTTAGCCGCAAACCAAAACCCCCAACACTTTGTTGAAGTCAAAACCCTAAATCCTCCCAAACCGTAGAATTGGCTGGTTTGTAACAAAGTGTTTTCCCACTTGATTAAGTCACTTACA
Encoded proteins:
- the LOC121266999 gene encoding ethylene-responsive transcription factor ERN1-like, with protein sequence MEIQFHQHKQHKKSDIPGISKESKFKGRGRSRSSSSSNTNKFVGVRQRPSGRWVAEIKDTTQKIRMWLGTFETAEEAARAYDQAACLLRGSNTRTNFITHVFSDSPLASRIRNLLNNKKGANREQQVESPTPTISTTSTRPSSRTSSNSTSSSNGDNSDLSRGNTQFFYDAYKPDLTNCSEEFAFQQYPASWGFGPGYDRFLFTQEAVDLPKNAALHDTAELEISEFERMKVERQISASLYAVNGVHEYMETVHDPAEALWDLPPLCSLFC